One part of the Oceanispirochaeta sp. M1 genome encodes these proteins:
- a CDS encoding class I SAM-dependent methyltransferase, with protein sequence MYTQHKKRAKAYFDGRAENWDQDFFHPPSKLVTIADYCRIASGQRILDAACGTGMMTPALLGTPAGQIKGIDISVKMIDRAKSKFKDSRLEYEMVDLYEFSETGWHVVLIFNAFPHLMDRSGLVGKLTELLVPGGRFVVAHSQGPDSLNRLHEQKAGDISFPLGPAEREARIFEKAFTVDTLIDREDLYVISGVLT encoded by the coding sequence ATGTATACACAACACAAGAAAAGAGCGAAAGCCTATTTTGATGGGAGAGCCGAAAACTGGGATCAGGATTTCTTTCATCCTCCCTCGAAACTGGTGACCATTGCGGACTATTGCCGGATCGCCTCGGGACAGCGGATTCTGGATGCAGCCTGCGGTACCGGCATGATGACCCCCGCTCTGCTGGGAACTCCGGCAGGGCAGATTAAGGGAATAGACATTTCCGTAAAAATGATCGATCGGGCGAAGAGTAAATTCAAAGACTCCCGTCTAGAGTATGAGATGGTGGATCTCTACGAGTTTTCCGAGACAGGTTGGCATGTGGTTCTCATTTTCAATGCCTTTCCCCATTTGATGGACCGGTCGGGCCTGGTGGGTAAGCTCACAGAACTTCTGGTTCCGGGAGGGCGCTTTGTAGTGGCTCACAGTCAGGGACCGGATTCACTGAACCGTCTGCATGAGCAGAAGGCGGGCGATATCTCCTTTCCCCTGGGACCGGCGGAGCGGGAGGCCCGGATCTTTGAAAAGGCCTTTACTGTGGATACCCTGATTGACCGGGAGGATCTGTATGTGATTTCCGGGGTGTTGACCTGA
- a CDS encoding M20/M25/M40 family metallo-hydrolase produces the protein MILTDKQKNEIISFSVELVRHSGDSGNERDTADCVRRKMEALGYDDVLVDEYGSVLGILKGTVPGPTLLFDGHMDVVPVREKDKWEYEPFGAEISEGRIWGRGTTDMKGALAAMVCAASYLKRTEFTGKILVSASVAEEILIGTALDHILKKNPVDAVVIGEPTGLKLGNAEKGRASIEMISHGTVAHSSRPDLGDNAVYRMMDAIERIRALPRRSHPLLGDEVIELVEISSLPSPGNGSIPGTCHAVWECRLLPGETKEGFIERWRTALQGIDRTELKIADYELTSYTGKTMRMEDFHPGWLSEEIDDGFTALVSESVRECGRTVEFYAAPYGCNALVSAAKRNIPTVILGPGDIALAHKPNENILIDDLLAAAGIYGAICKKCQHCSLELKNPQSDHHKSTL, from the coding sequence GTGATTCTTACAGATAAACAAAAAAATGAAATTATTTCCTTCTCAGTCGAACTGGTCAGACACTCGGGTGATTCGGGGAATGAACGGGATACTGCTGACTGTGTTCGCCGGAAAATGGAGGCCCTGGGTTACGATGATGTACTTGTCGATGAATATGGCTCCGTCCTGGGTATCTTAAAAGGAACTGTGCCCGGACCGACACTCCTCTTTGATGGTCATATGGATGTGGTTCCTGTCAGGGAAAAAGATAAATGGGAATATGAACCCTTTGGCGCCGAAATCTCGGAAGGCCGGATTTGGGGACGGGGAACTACGGACATGAAGGGTGCCCTTGCGGCAATGGTGTGCGCAGCTTCCTACCTGAAAAGGACAGAATTTACCGGTAAAATCCTTGTCTCTGCTTCTGTTGCTGAGGAAATTCTCATCGGAACTGCCTTGGATCATATACTGAAAAAAAATCCGGTGGATGCCGTGGTTATTGGTGAGCCGACGGGTTTGAAGCTGGGTAACGCCGAGAAAGGTCGTGCTAGTATTGAGATGATCTCTCATGGAACTGTGGCCCACAGCAGCCGTCCCGATCTGGGAGATAATGCTGTCTACCGCATGATGGATGCCATAGAGAGAATACGCGCCCTTCCCCGACGGTCTCATCCTCTACTGGGTGATGAAGTGATTGAGTTGGTGGAAATTTCATCTTTACCCTCTCCCGGAAATGGCTCCATCCCCGGTACATGCCATGCTGTATGGGAATGCCGTCTTCTCCCTGGAGAAACAAAAGAGGGATTTATCGAACGCTGGAGGACAGCACTCCAAGGAATTGACAGGACCGAATTAAAGATAGCTGACTACGAACTAACTTCCTATACAGGAAAGACTATGAGGATGGAAGATTTCCATCCCGGATGGCTGTCTGAAGAGATTGATGATGGCTTTACTGCTCTGGTGAGTGAATCCGTCAGGGAATGTGGAAGGACCGTGGAATTCTATGCTGCACCTTATGGCTGCAATGCTCTGGTAAGTGCAGCCAAAAGGAATATTCCGACGGTCATTCTCGGTCCCGGAGATATCGCTCTGGCTCATAAACCCAACGAAAATATCTTAATCGACGACCTGCTCGCCGCCGCCGGTATTTACGGGGCTATTTGCAAAAAATGTCAGCATTGTAGTCTGGAACTTAAGAATCCCCAATCCGATCACCATAAATCCACTTTGTGA
- a CDS encoding Hsp20/alpha crystallin family protein yields the protein MEETKDLQGMKKYPAPCDILQNKESVVLHLEMPGVTKETLDINIDNDLLIIDGKKEKVHFKGNYLLNEIRHGDFHQEYTIDNTIDRNNINAVIKNGVVTLTLGVKESEKPRKIKVLTKE from the coding sequence ATGGAAGAAACAAAGGATCTACAGGGAATGAAAAAGTATCCAGCGCCCTGTGACATTTTACAGAACAAAGAGTCAGTGGTTTTGCACTTAGAGATGCCTGGGGTAACAAAAGAAACCCTGGATATAAACATTGATAATGATCTGCTTATCATTGATGGAAAAAAAGAAAAGGTCCATTTTAAAGGAAATTATCTCCTAAATGAAATTCGGCACGGTGACTTCCATCAAGAGTATACTATTGATAACACCATTGATCGTAACAACATAAATGCAGTTATTAAAAATGGAGTGGTGACCCTGACTCTTGGAGTAAAAGAGTCGGAAAAACCAAGAAAGATAAAGGTTCTCACTAAAGAATAA
- a CDS encoding Hsp20/alpha crystallin family protein encodes MALVKWKNRSLNDPWEEMRSLQNEINDLFSDNRIPTTTGLFDRSVAPSIDFIEGENEFTLSCELPGLEEKDIDVSIASNILTIKGNKKSEEEHKEGKYYKKETWSGSFQRTITLPQTVDNEKISAEMRNGILQVMLPKKEESKPKQIAVKIQ; translated from the coding sequence ATGGCATTAGTTAAATGGAAGAACAGAAGCTTGAACGATCCATGGGAAGAAATGAGGTCTTTGCAGAATGAGATCAATGATCTTTTTTCAGACAACAGAATTCCTACCACAACTGGGCTATTCGACCGCAGTGTTGCTCCATCAATTGATTTTATTGAAGGAGAAAATGAATTTACCCTCAGTTGCGAGTTACCTGGTTTGGAAGAGAAAGATATTGATGTATCAATTGCTTCCAACATACTTACTATAAAAGGAAATAAAAAGTCTGAAGAGGAGCATAAAGAAGGGAAATACTACAAAAAAGAAACCTGGAGCGGTAGTTTTCAGAGAACTATTACTCTCCCGCAGACTGTTGATAATGAAAAAATATCTGCAGAAATGAGGAATGGTATTCTACAGGTTATGCTTCCTAAAAAAGAAGAATCAAAACCAAAACAGATTGCAGTAAAGATTCAGTAA